In a genomic window of Candidatus Bathyarchaeota archaeon:
- a CDS encoding glycosyltransferase, whose product MNCAYGNCWVTIVIPTFKRADILPYLLAALERQTYRSFDVVVVVKPSGDGTEAVLTAAKEYLKLKMVTQSSGHIVDGYFLGVKESTGDIVAFLDDDAIPADDWLEETVKIFCGSDVSAVTGDSFPVLLQPNGLQIIQETELPTVMSPYEFAWFGPPIKGLEDYKNAVAVSGIVYERGNNAYWRKHGCIKALLRGPSMAISGEVLRGIALRGEWILGCAWEMVLGWHIWKRGYKLIFSPDVKVYHIVHGRTSSRDYLSPRTDLLWAVEAELLFYRLYGEEPQLSVHHKFRADIFRVLHSLKYLKTNPAYNLRKIEGLVFANLIGAKWLLYKKLGVAYSPIADLNRFKPKKTQKR is encoded by the coding sequence ATGAATTGTGCATACGGAAACTGCTGGGTAACAATTGTTATTCCAACCTTCAAACGTGCAGATATACTGCCGTATCTGCTTGCAGCTCTGGAGCGGCAGACCTACCGTAGTTTTGACGTAGTTGTGGTAGTTAAGCCATCAGGAGACGGAACCGAAGCTGTACTTACCGCTGCAAAAGAATACCTCAAACTGAAAATGGTTACGCAATCCAGCGGGCATATCGTGGATGGCTACTTTTTAGGCGTCAAAGAATCCACTGGCGACATCGTGGCGTTCCTTGACGATGATGCTATTCCCGCGGATGATTGGCTTGAAGAAACCGTGAAAATCTTTTGCGGCAGCGACGTCTCCGCGGTCACTGGCGACTCCTTTCCCGTACTGCTCCAACCGAATGGGCTGCAAATCATCCAAGAAACCGAATTACCCACCGTCATGTCACCATACGAATTCGCCTGGTTTGGTCCCCCAATAAAGGGATTAGAAGACTACAAAAATGCAGTAGCAGTCTCAGGAATAGTCTATGAACGCGGCAACAACGCTTACTGGCGCAAACATGGCTGCATCAAAGCGTTGCTTCGGGGTCCCTCGATGGCGATTTCAGGTGAGGTGCTACGGGGCATCGCTTTGCGGGGCGAGTGGATTTTGGGCTGCGCATGGGAAATGGTTTTAGGCTGGCACATCTGGAAACGCGGGTACAAGCTCATTTTTAGCCCCGACGTCAAAGTCTATCATATCGTGCATGGTCGAACCAGCAGCCGCGACTACCTTAGCCCCCGTACGGATCTGCTTTGGGCGGTGGAGGCGGAACTGCTCTTTTATCGGCTATATGGCGAGGAGCCTCAGCTCTCTGTGCATCACAAGTTCCGAGCCGACATCTTTCGGGTTCTTCACAGTTTAAAGTACCTAAAAACAAACCCAGCGTATAATCTACGCAAAATCGAGGGCTTAGTATTCGCTAACTTAATCGGTGCAAAATGGTTGCTGTACAAGAAACTCGGCGTTGCCTACTCGCCGATAGCTGACTTAAATCGGTTTAAACCCAAAAAAACCCAAAAACGGTAA
- a CDS encoding GNAT family N-acetyltransferase, with product MTLEQPQHCKAGKTVWVAQYQPKDSEDWNRFVAASKNGVFLFNRNYMDYHADRFKDHSLLFFRGSKLVALMPANLLGDVLQSHGGLTFGGVISGFEMTQELMLQVFDALRAHCRDQGIAEVTYKVVPYIYHSAPADEDLYALFRNDATLVARQVSSAIPYPQPRAFDHSRQDNLRKARRNGLVVEQSTDFEGFMQIANETLVSRHGVRPVHSVAEIKLLSSRFPESIRLFGSFKDNAMLAGVVMYESTNVAHMQYAANSKEGWNIGAQDIIEDYLINSHYKNKRFFDFGISTEQAGQLLNTGLIGRKEKFGASAVMYDVYRMTP from the coding sequence TTGACTCTTGAACAGCCGCAGCATTGTAAAGCAGGCAAAACTGTCTGGGTAGCCCAGTACCAGCCTAAGGACAGCGAGGACTGGAACAGGTTTGTCGCAGCCTCCAAAAACGGCGTGTTTCTCTTCAACCGTAACTACATGGACTACCACGCTGACCGATTCAAAGACCATTCATTGCTGTTTTTTAGGGGCAGTAAACTGGTTGCGTTGATGCCTGCGAACTTGCTGGGGGATGTGCTGCAGAGTCATGGCGGCTTAACGTTTGGCGGGGTAATCTCAGGGTTTGAAATGACACAAGAGCTAATGCTGCAAGTCTTCGATGCGCTCAGGGCGCACTGCAGAGACCAAGGCATAGCTGAAGTGACGTATAAGGTGGTTCCCTACATTTACCATTCTGCCCCCGCAGACGAAGACCTCTACGCGCTATTTCGCAACGATGCCACGCTGGTTGCCCGCCAGGTATCTTCAGCAATTCCTTATCCTCAGCCCCGCGCGTTTGATCACAGCCGCCAAGATAACCTCAGAAAAGCCCGCAGAAACGGCTTGGTTGTGGAGCAAAGCACTGATTTTGAGGGATTCATGCAAATAGCCAATGAAACGCTGGTATCTCGTCACGGCGTTAGACCTGTGCACTCTGTAGCGGAAATTAAGCTATTGAGCAGTCGTTTTCCTGAAAGCATCAGATTATTTGGCTCCTTTAAGGACAATGCTATGTTGGCGGGGGTAGTCATGTATGAAAGTACAAACGTTGCCCACATGCAGTACGCCGCGAACTCCAAGGAAGGCTGGAACATCGGGGCACAAGACATAATCGAAGATTACCTCATCAACAGTCATTACAAGAACAAGAGATTCTTTGATTTTGGTATCTCTACCGAGCAGGCGGGGCAACTGCTAAACACTGGGTTAATTGGTCGAAAAGAAAAGTTTGGTGCAAGCGCCGTAATGTATGACGTTTACCGCATGACGCCCTAA
- a CDS encoding glycosyltransferase: protein MFEADRQLQESQKIFQETVERAENAFRNGDLKAVLAWAKIAAHFAFVRHPGFYVSAELESLLLEVAQVLEREPIDIDSPIARGLKTKDYGKMRFLFVVTESYNSGGHTPFIARWIQNTSDNSIHSLVSTAHNGDLPDILTDAITKSGGWHYTLPELTPNLPEQTYLLRAFARDWADVVVLFVHPFDPLPTAAFGITDCPPVMYCNHADHAFWVGSSVADVIVDYHTQGSILSAKRRGRSNNKLLPIPLIKPEPAQSGFVLRNTLNISNNDTVLLTVGRDEKFLPFGKINFLEVMVDTLKRYPNVRLFAVGPEPRGVWKQASAMVEGRIQALGTVDRDFLDLFYGAADLFVPSFPCGSGTALLEAGMHGLPIIGYDYAPLPHISGADDVSFRDAPVHTQSIGEFKDILENALNNLAAYQVKAQVVQENILRDHCPPGWNKYLDDVLQALPSQHGIQTPQPIPAQSEYADHYLAYLDSQMMGDELPELSFSRLVRAYAVHLSRSEARNAQAKSLLRAFGQVDGTRQSKQYLMGCMEFVTSTLK from the coding sequence ATGTTTGAAGCAGACCGACAGCTTCAAGAAAGCCAAAAAATATTTCAAGAAACCGTTGAACGCGCCGAAAACGCGTTTAGAAACGGCGATTTGAAAGCGGTTTTGGCCTGGGCAAAAATAGCCGCGCATTTCGCGTTTGTTCGGCACCCAGGGTTCTATGTGAGTGCGGAACTGGAGAGTTTGTTGCTTGAAGTAGCGCAGGTTCTAGAAAGGGAACCCATCGATATTGATTCGCCCATAGCTCGTGGTTTAAAAACCAAAGACTACGGAAAAATGCGGTTTCTTTTCGTCGTTACAGAGAGTTACAATAGCGGCGGTCACACCCCCTTTATTGCCCGCTGGATACAAAACACCTCCGACAACTCTATTCACAGCTTAGTATCTACCGCCCACAACGGCGATTTACCTGACATATTAACTGACGCCATAACCAAATCTGGCGGATGGCATTATACCCTCCCTGAGTTAACCCCGAATCTGCCTGAACAGACCTATCTGCTGCGTGCCTTCGCCCGTGACTGGGCCGATGTTGTTGTGCTTTTTGTTCACCCCTTTGACCCCTTGCCCACCGCAGCGTTTGGCATAACCGATTGCCCCCCCGTCATGTACTGCAACCACGCCGACCACGCGTTCTGGGTAGGCAGTAGCGTAGCCGATGTAATTGTAGACTATCACACTCAAGGCAGCATCCTAAGCGCGAAGCGACGAGGACGCTCAAACAACAAACTCTTACCCATACCACTAATAAAACCAGAACCTGCACAAAGCGGCTTCGTTTTGCGCAACACCCTAAACATAAGCAACAACGACACAGTCTTGTTGACTGTTGGGCGAGACGAAAAGTTTCTGCCATTCGGAAAAATCAACTTCCTTGAGGTCATGGTGGACACACTCAAACGCTATCCAAACGTGCGCCTTTTTGCGGTGGGTCCTGAACCCCGTGGCGTTTGGAAACAGGCTTCCGCAATGGTTGAAGGACGCATTCAAGCGTTAGGAACTGTAGATCGCGACTTTTTAGACTTATTTTATGGGGCGGCAGATTTGTTTGTACCAAGTTTTCCCTGTGGAAGCGGAACTGCACTCTTAGAAGCAGGAATGCACGGGTTACCGATTATTGGGTATGATTATGCACCTTTGCCTCATATCAGCGGCGCCGACGACGTATCCTTTAGAGATGCACCTGTACATACACAGTCGATTGGAGAATTCAAAGACATCTTAGAAAACGCGCTCAACAACTTGGCTGCATATCAAGTCAAAGCCCAAGTGGTTCAGGAGAATATTTTGCGTGACCATTGCCCGCCCGGATGGAACAAATACCTCGATGATGTGCTGCAGGCGTTGCCTTCTCAGCATGGCATCCAAACACCCCAACCCATCCCCGCCCAAAGTGAGTACGCCGACCATTACTTGGCATATTTAGATTCGCAGATGATGGGTGACGAGTTACCTGAACTTTCCTTTAGTCGCCTTGTCCGCGCCTACGCGGTTCACTTGTCCCGTTCTGAGGCTAGAAATGCGCAAGCCAAAAGTTTGCTGCGGGCTTTTGGGCAAGTTGATGGGACACGGCAGTCAAAGCAGTATTTGATGGGTTGCATGGAGTTTGTAACTTCCACCCTTAAGTAG
- a CDS encoding acetyltransferase translates to MAGKCPKQKLVIIGDGETAELAHNYFAADTDFEVVGFSVEGAYLKKQTLLGLPVVPLESVQDVFCPQTHRAFVAVSFTQLNRLRRRLLNIVKAKGYPICSYISPKAYIGTQTEIGENSFILEGAIIQRGAKLGDNVTIWSGSFIGHRSTVAADCFVGAHVAVSGFCTVGAGCFLGVNSCLAASVKIAENCVIGAGAVVISDTEAAKVYVGNPAKSLSNRSVEDFISGEEAI, encoded by the coding sequence ATGGCTGGCAAATGTCCTAAACAGAAACTAGTAATCATAGGCGACGGCGAAACCGCAGAGTTAGCCCATAACTACTTCGCAGCCGACACCGACTTTGAGGTAGTGGGGTTCAGCGTGGAGGGTGCCTATCTAAAGAAGCAAACACTGCTTGGGTTACCTGTGGTGCCTCTTGAATCCGTCCAAGACGTCTTTTGCCCCCAAACCCACCGCGCCTTTGTAGCAGTCTCATTTACCCAGCTTAACAGGCTTCGACGCCGGCTCCTAAACATTGTAAAAGCCAAAGGCTACCCAATCTGCAGCTACATCAGCCCCAAAGCCTACATTGGCACACAAACCGAAATTGGAGAAAACAGCTTCATACTCGAAGGTGCAATCATACAGCGGGGTGCCAAACTCGGCGATAACGTGACTATTTGGAGTGGCAGCTTTATTGGTCACCGCTCAACGGTTGCTGCGGATTGTTTTGTAGGGGCGCATGTGGCGGTTTCTGGTTTTTGCACTGTGGGGGCAGGCTGTTTTTTGGGGGTAAACTCCTGTTTGGCGGCGAGCGTAAAAATCGCAGAGAACTGCGTGATTGGTGCAGGGGCTGTTGTGATTTCTGATACTGAGGCAGCCAAAGTTTACGTGGGCAACCCCGCAAAATCGCTGTCTAACCGAAGCGTCGAAGATTTCATTTCGGGAGAAGAAGCCATTTGA
- a CDS encoding oligosaccharide flippase family protein — protein MDKALELGKSSALGSFHLLIGVVGGTVILAVGTLILATLLSPEGVGLYGMALIPFTMISFFRDWGINNALIQKIASLKAQGKTEEIHDVIVSGIVFEIITGAALALVCFGLAWPLAYILSPADVSELSVYIELSALAVFTGALISAAGGIFVGFERMKLNSFAQIFQAVIKTALGPLLIILGFGVFGAVFAAVVSLVATGIVCILLVYFYLFRPLKKSKVGRCDIKKTLKPMISFGLPLTVSNVVIGVLPQFFTFVMAAYAGTWMMGNYFAGTYFAVILTFVSFPIQTVLFPMFSKVNPDTEPKLVKTVFASSIKYTALLLVPATMLLITLAEPLVNTLFPAEGILQSLFVANAAPKYPYAPIFLILSILVDLLVLIGNISLVVFQSGVGQTRQVMKQSILSLAVGLPLAYGLVAYFAEVGGPALAVVGGIIGAMIANFPGMFWGLSWIWRKYGVKADFVSSAKIFLASLIASGATYLLITVLSIAYWVISLIVGAVVFLLVFLTTAPVIGAVNQMDIDNFRTMFSGLGIIAKPINLTLGFMRRMCKPIKPQPHPTEQLPKNQTDLT, from the coding sequence ATGGATAAGGCATTAGAGCTCGGCAAATCTTCTGCGCTGGGAAGCTTTCACCTCCTAATAGGAGTGGTAGGCGGCACTGTCATACTCGCCGTAGGCACCCTGATACTGGCTACGTTGCTGTCCCCCGAAGGCGTCGGACTCTACGGCATGGCTCTTATACCATTCACCATGATTAGCTTCTTCCGAGACTGGGGCATAAACAACGCCCTAATCCAAAAAATCGCCAGCCTAAAAGCCCAAGGCAAAACTGAAGAAATCCACGACGTCATCGTCTCAGGTATAGTTTTTGAAATTATCACTGGCGCCGCGCTTGCGTTGGTCTGCTTTGGTTTGGCTTGGCCCCTTGCGTATATCCTGAGCCCAGCCGACGTGTCCGAGTTAAGCGTCTACATTGAGTTGTCAGCGTTGGCTGTGTTTACGGGTGCGCTTATTTCAGCGGCAGGCGGCATCTTTGTCGGGTTTGAACGCATGAAACTCAACAGTTTCGCCCAAATCTTCCAAGCAGTCATAAAAACCGCGTTGGGTCCGTTGCTGATTATTTTGGGGTTTGGAGTGTTTGGCGCGGTATTTGCCGCTGTTGTCTCTTTGGTTGCCACGGGAATAGTCTGCATATTGCTTGTGTATTTCTATCTGTTTAGACCTCTCAAGAAGAGTAAGGTTGGCAGATGTGACATCAAAAAAACCCTCAAACCCATGATTAGCTTCGGTCTTCCCCTAACCGTCTCCAACGTCGTGATAGGTGTGTTGCCGCAGTTTTTCACCTTTGTGATGGCGGCGTATGCGGGCACTTGGATGATGGGTAACTATTTTGCAGGAACCTACTTCGCCGTGATTTTGACGTTTGTGTCCTTTCCCATCCAAACCGTCCTGTTCCCGATGTTCTCTAAAGTTAACCCCGATACCGAACCCAAACTCGTCAAAACCGTTTTCGCATCCTCAATCAAATACACCGCCCTACTCCTTGTACCCGCCACCATGCTCTTAATCACCCTAGCTGAACCACTGGTTAACACTCTTTTTCCCGCTGAAGGCATTCTCCAATCCCTCTTTGTCGCCAACGCCGCCCCCAAATACCCCTACGCACCCATATTTTTGATCCTCTCAATTCTTGTGGACCTGTTGGTTTTAATTGGCAACATCAGCTTGGTAGTTTTCCAAAGTGGCGTCGGGCAAACCCGACAAGTCATGAAACAAAGTATTCTGTCATTGGCGGTTGGGTTGCCGCTTGCCTACGGTTTAGTTGCCTACTTTGCAGAGGTAGGCGGTCCAGCTCTTGCGGTGGTAGGCGGCATAATCGGCGCTATGATTGCAAATTTTCCAGGTATGTTTTGGGGGCTCTCGTGGATATGGCGAAAATACGGCGTAAAAGCGGATTTTGTTTCCTCCGCAAAAATATTTTTGGCATCTTTGATTGCCTCAGGAGCAACTTACCTCCTCATAACCGTGCTAAGCATAGCCTACTGGGTTATCTCGCTGATCGTTGGTGCGGTTGTGTTTTTGTTGGTGTTCTTGACAACGGCTCCAGTCATAGGGGCTGTCAACCAAATGGACATCGACAATTTCCGAACAATGTTTTCAGGCTTAGGCATAATCGCAAAACCCATAAACCTAACTTTAGGCTTCATGCGACGCATGTGCAAACCCATAAAGCCACAACCACACCCAACCGAACAGTTGCCAAAAAATCAAACCGACTTGACATAA
- a CDS encoding DUF362 domain-containing protein — protein MKQSISEALNCINYHLDKKIRKVVIKPNLCYYWDSSTGQTTEPQFVAELIDYLREEINPDIDIAIVESDASAMRCKYAFRMLGYEDIAAAENVRLVNLSEDEYDSVDVPCDGNVYNFKVPKTISDADIRINIAHIKYTVSPIKLTCALKNIFGCNPDPKKFKYHIDLGHVIVALNKAMKFDLHIIDNNIAAGIAPRRMGLVMASQDPVALDNVAAKIAWLNPDKIPYFQLAEQEGLGKRDYVTCGEPLSTFKAIYPKPNYSMKSKDNALKILVGVGLGKRLGLE, from the coding sequence ATGAAGCAGTCGATCTCTGAGGCCCTAAACTGCATAAACTATCATTTAGACAAGAAAATCAGAAAAGTAGTCATTAAGCCTAACCTCTGCTATTACTGGGACAGTAGCACAGGACAAACCACCGAACCCCAATTTGTAGCCGAACTCATTGATTATTTGCGTGAAGAAATCAACCCCGATATAGACATAGCCATCGTTGAATCCGATGCGTCAGCGATGCGTTGCAAGTACGCTTTTCGCATGCTCGGCTACGAGGACATCGCTGCAGCAGAGAATGTTCGCCTTGTTAACTTGTCCGAAGATGAATATGACAGCGTAGATGTACCCTGCGACGGGAACGTCTACAACTTTAAAGTACCCAAAACCATAAGCGACGCCGACATTCGCATAAACATCGCTCACATCAAATACACGGTTAGCCCCATCAAACTGACCTGCGCACTCAAAAACATCTTCGGCTGCAACCCCGACCCCAAGAAATTCAAGTACCACATTGACCTCGGACACGTCATCGTGGCATTAAACAAAGCCATGAAATTTGACCTCCACATAATCGACAACAACATCGCTGCAGGCATAGCTCCAAGGCGTATGGGACTGGTTATGGCGAGTCAAGACCCCGTTGCTCTTGACAATGTTGCGGCTAAAATTGCGTGGCTCAACCCCGACAAAATCCCCTATTTCCAGCTTGCAGAGCAGGAGGGTCTTGGAAAACGTGACTACGTCACCTGCGGCGAACCGTTGAGTACGTTTAAGGCGATTTATCCTAAACCGAACTATTCAATGAAGAGTAAAGATAACGCGCTCAAAATTTTGGTTGGCGTTGGATTGGGGAAACGGTTGGGACTCGAGTAG
- a CDS encoding glycosyltransferase family 2 protein: protein MQDEYPLVSIVILNYNGNGCIKDCLQSVLATRYPNFEVVLVDNASKDGSLEAAETAFGNNPLVQFVKNPVNVGFSGGNNIGYAHSHGAYIVFLNNDTVVDPEWLTPLVDAMRNDASIGLAQSLILNIDGQTVQTAGWLYSDYLIEKYQLAKDQPAAQHFLPIFEISFVCGASMMIRRSIAEEMGLFDVSMPFFYDDTLLSLKTWLAQKRVVTVSASKIRHIGGATNVWKIRFTTYHLRKSNLTLLLDIYPKLRDFASALLINLLYLSSSTVFMLKDGNVAAVLGNFDALKWGLAHFRFLWRNRVNHQSRAKISAQALKDSFVRIRIPVPFYFLPSKLSSRHLAAAVTRHENAVIC from the coding sequence TTGCAAGACGAGTATCCATTGGTTTCCATTGTGATTCTTAATTATAATGGAAATGGCTGCATCAAAGACTGCCTGCAATCGGTGTTAGCTACGCGTTACCCCAACTTTGAGGTGGTGCTTGTGGACAATGCGTCTAAGGACGGCAGCTTAGAAGCTGCTGAGACCGCTTTTGGCAACAATCCTTTGGTGCAGTTTGTGAAGAATCCGGTGAATGTAGGGTTTAGCGGCGGCAACAACATCGGCTACGCACACTCTCACGGCGCCTACATTGTTTTCTTAAATAACGACACTGTCGTGGACCCTGAATGGCTCACCCCTTTGGTGGATGCAATGCGAAATGACGCCTCTATTGGTCTCGCACAAAGTCTAATCCTAAATATCGATGGCCAAACCGTGCAGACCGCGGGGTGGCTCTATAGCGATTACCTCATAGAGAAGTACCAGCTTGCAAAAGATCAACCTGCTGCTCAACATTTTTTGCCTATCTTTGAGATCTCCTTTGTCTGCGGCGCCTCAATGATGATACGACGATCCATCGCGGAGGAGATGGGTCTTTTTGATGTATCGATGCCCTTCTTCTATGATGATACTTTGCTTTCGCTTAAGACTTGGTTGGCGCAGAAAAGAGTTGTCACGGTTTCAGCTAGCAAAATCCGCCACATCGGCGGAGCAACCAACGTCTGGAAAATTCGCTTCACCACCTATCACCTCAGAAAATCCAACCTCACCCTGCTCCTCGACATTTACCCCAAACTCCGCGACTTCGCCAGTGCCCTGTTAATCAACCTGCTTTACTTGTCAAGTAGTACCGTGTTTATGCTAAAAGACGGCAACGTAGCTGCTGTGTTAGGAAACTTTGATGCGCTGAAGTGGGGCTTGGCGCATTTTAGGTTTCTTTGGCGCAACCGCGTGAATCATCAGTCTCGGGCGAAGATTTCGGCGCAGGCGCTAAAAGACAGTTTTGTGCGGATTCGGATTCCTGTGCCCTTCTATTTCTTGCCCTCCAAGCTTAGCAGTCGCCACTTGGCGGCGGCAGTGACACGGCACGAAAACGCCGTAATATGTTAA
- a CDS encoding DUF1919 domain-containing protein, whose translation MDPLFAGFERAKLKNKDFSIIGNNCVIGGMYHKFGLNFTSPTVWSFFYPQDYMRFLENLDWYLKQKMQFTKTSKHPTASKLKELVHRDYPIGVLGGDVEIHFLHYVTEAEAAEKWSRRAKRVNFSNLFVVFSDAEEGFSEQLLERYENLPFENKVFFSSKPRPGCKSAVFIEEYAQRQGVLDSTRNRKYEKYLDLVKWLNGEENYRKNERNRGS comes from the coding sequence ATCGACCCCCTATTTGCGGGGTTTGAGCGTGCCAAACTCAAAAACAAGGATTTCTCCATCATCGGCAACAACTGCGTCATCGGTGGCATGTACCACAAATTCGGCTTAAACTTCACGTCCCCCACGGTTTGGTCATTTTTTTATCCCCAAGACTACATGCGTTTCCTTGAAAACCTCGACTGGTACCTAAAACAAAAAATGCAATTCACAAAAACATCAAAGCATCCCACAGCGTCAAAACTCAAAGAACTAGTGCACCGCGATTACCCCATCGGCGTTTTAGGGGGCGACGTAGAAATCCACTTTCTCCACTACGTCACTGAAGCTGAGGCAGCCGAGAAATGGAGCCGACGCGCCAAACGGGTAAACTTTAGCAATCTCTTTGTGGTGTTCTCAGACGCAGAAGAGGGCTTTAGTGAACAGTTGCTGGAGCGATATGAGAATTTACCATTTGAGAACAAGGTGTTCTTTTCTTCTAAACCCCGCCCTGGCTGCAAATCCGCCGTTTTCATTGAAGAGTATGCTCAGCGGCAGGGCGTTTTGGATTCAACGCGGAACCGAAAATACGAGAAATACCTTGATTTAGTGAAGTGGCTAAACGGCGAAGAAAATTACCGTAAAAATGAACGGAACCGTGGAAGCTGA
- a CDS encoding FdtA/QdtA family cupin domain-containing protein, protein MQQLEVCSALDKCKIVNFPKITDYRGNLSFIEENNQIPFEIKRVYYLYDVPSGATRGGHAHKELQQVIIALSGSFTVILDDGFRRRRFFLNRPHYGLYIPPLIWRELKNFSSNSVALSLVSEVYKESDYMRDYAVFKKMAHNGWQMS, encoded by the coding sequence ATGCAGCAGTTGGAAGTATGCAGTGCACTGGATAAGTGCAAAATCGTGAATTTCCCCAAAATCACCGATTACCGCGGCAACCTCTCCTTCATAGAAGAAAACAACCAAATCCCGTTTGAAATCAAACGCGTCTATTACCTCTACGATGTTCCAAGCGGCGCCACAAGAGGCGGACACGCCCACAAAGAACTCCAACAAGTTATCATAGCCCTCAGCGGCAGCTTCACCGTTATCCTTGACGACGGGTTTAGACGCCGCAGATTCTTCCTCAACCGACCCCACTACGGTCTCTACATTCCTCCGCTGATTTGGCGTGAGCTCAAAAACTTCTCTTCCAACTCAGTTGCGCTCTCGCTTGTTTCGGAAGTTTACAAGGAATCCGATTACATGCGGGATTATGCAGTTTTTAAGAAGATGGCGCACAATGGCTGGCAAATGTCCTAA
- a CDS encoding Gfo/Idh/MocA family oxidoreductase encodes MDSVRLGIVGLGFIGQLHMRHALMAPNAKVVAVADTSTVALKRAKAAGIEKTYTDYSEMFQDPTIDAVVVSLPTHLHLGCVVKAAEAKKHIFLEKPIATTIWEGKEILDAAEQNHVKLMMGYPMRFNRHFKQVKSDLDDGLLGEVENAHATYVSSGPFFHRADGHSPVPVPDWWFNLQLTGGGVLMDLGCHLFNLLRWWFGEILDVKAQFGHRLRMDFEDSAMCLARFESGSIAVVNVGWFSQEYLLRLDLLGSVRNVSVSHAPSSGASNIYQMLTKGITAFNQPHFDELQYFINCIAKDEFPSPSGLDGLRDLEAILKAYNNQIIL; translated from the coding sequence ATGGATTCTGTAAGGTTAGGCATTGTGGGGTTAGGTTTCATCGGGCAACTCCACATGCGACATGCCTTGATGGCTCCAAACGCTAAGGTAGTGGCAGTCGCGGACACCTCTACGGTTGCTTTGAAGCGCGCCAAAGCCGCAGGCATAGAGAAAACCTACACCGACTATAGCGAAATGTTCCAAGACCCAACCATCGACGCCGTCGTAGTTTCCTTGCCGACGCATCTACATCTTGGATGCGTAGTTAAGGCGGCAGAAGCAAAAAAGCACATTTTCCTCGAAAAACCCATCGCAACTACCATCTGGGAAGGCAAAGAAATCCTCGATGCCGCCGAACAAAACCATGTCAAGTTGATGATGGGGTATCCGATGCGGTTTAACCGGCACTTTAAGCAGGTCAAATCAGACCTCGACGACGGCTTGCTGGGCGAAGTAGAGAATGCGCATGCCACCTATGTGAGTTCAGGTCCCTTCTTTCACCGTGCTGATGGGCATTCTCCGGTGCCTGTTCCTGACTGGTGGTTTAACCTGCAGTTGACGGGCGGCGGGGTTTTGATGGATTTGGGTTGTCATCTGTTTAATTTGCTGAGATGGTGGTTCGGCGAAATCCTCGACGTTAAGGCACAGTTTGGGCATCGGTTACGTATGGATTTTGAAGACTCCGCCATGTGTCTGGCGCGGTTTGAGTCGGGTTCGATTGCCGTAGTGAATGTGGGTTGGTTTTCGCAGGAGTATCTTTTACGGCTCGACTTGTTAGGCAGCGTTAGGAATGTTTCGGTTTCGCATGCACCATCTTCTGGGGCATCGAATATTTATCAAATGCTAACCAAGGGGATAACCGCGTTTAATCAGCCGCATTTTGATGAACTCCAATACTTCATAAACTGTATAGCCAAAGATGAGTTTCCCTCTCCGTCGGGTCTGGATGGGTTGCGTGATTTAGAAGCCATCCTCAAGGCGTATAATAACCAAATAATCCTCTAA